In one Rhopalosiphum padi isolate XX-2018 chromosome 3, ASM2088224v1, whole genome shotgun sequence genomic region, the following are encoded:
- the LOC132927564 gene encoding uncharacterized protein LOC132927564 has protein sequence MFASKIQTQNENKVNFKKKTYAELQELYERQRKILSNKRFIEGLPDKGEKLKQFIAQLDVELNIRDVHKKLCTDMLALKIGKDQLDTLEWTGKHATAIHKNNQSDVVDDDEDVLKMFASHSGVYQDKIIIKEKPEKPLIKPSDLIEEDPIENKQQDYDSIGFSENMERYAKNLCGRIDNHSSTDKKHFLLNKPAVPNKHSTVKIADVSLKESVKLQVTYDSKLKELKAENLKQKSFPKFDTSSYRNTSLFNFDNIEDDSDDNNDIFDNDSDA, from the exons ATGTTCGCGTCTAAAATTCAAACTCAAAATGAGAACAAAGTGAACTTTAAAAAGAAAACTTACGCGGAACTACAGGAACTGTATGAACGACAACGCAAGATCCTCAGTAACAA ACGATTCATTGAGGGATTACCTGACAAAGGTGAGAAACTGAAACAATTCATTGCTCAGCTGGACGTTGAACTGAACATTCGTGACGTTCACAAAAAGCTGTGCACAGACATGTTGGCGTTGAAAATTGGCAAAGACCAATTGGATACCCTCGAATGGACTGGTAAACATGCCACGGCAATACATAAGAATAATCAGTCAGATGTCGTTGACGATGATGAAGATGTGTTGAAAATGTTTGCTTCACATTCGGGAGTTTACCaagataaaataatcataaa AGAAAAACCAGAAAAACCATTGATTAAACCATCGGATTTAATTGAGGAAGATCCTATTGAAAATAAACAGCAAGATTACGATTCTATAGGATTTTCAGAAAACATGGAGCGTTATGCTAAAAATTTGTGTGGCCGTATTGATAATCATTCGTCTAcagataaaaaacattttttattaaataaaccggCTGTACCAAACAAACATAGTACAGTTAAAATAGCAGATGTAAGCCTCAAGGAATCTGTCAAGTTACAGGTCACTTACGATAGTAAATTGAAG gaacTAAAAGCTGAGAATTTGAAACAAAAATCATTTCCAAAGTTCGACACTAGTAGTTATCGAAATACTAGTTTATTCAACTTTGATAACATTGAAGATGATAGTGATGATAATAATGACATATTTGATAATGACAGTgatgcataa